From Acidimicrobiales bacterium, the proteins below share one genomic window:
- a CDS encoding sulfite oxidase-like oxidoreductase, producing the protein MRFTRGFSGRSGGQRDPRLPPGQYDIGPSWPVLTAEPTPRLDTSTWTFRVEGLVQNPTTWSWDEIQALPGSTYDGDIHCVTAWSKLGMTFRGVSVDTLLAAAAPMATASHVVAFCHTGYTTNLPIEDVTGGQAWVAWEADGQPLAREHGGPARLLVPHLYFWKSAKWVAGLRVLDHDEPGFWEVRGYHNYGDPWREQRYDGD; encoded by the coding sequence GTGAGATTCACCAGGGGTTTCAGTGGACGCAGCGGTGGACAGCGAGATCCGAGGCTTCCACCGGGCCAGTACGACATTGGGCCATCGTGGCCGGTGTTGACCGCGGAGCCGACCCCGCGGCTCGATACGTCGACTTGGACGTTCAGGGTGGAAGGGCTCGTGCAGAATCCGACTACGTGGAGCTGGGACGAGATACAAGCACTGCCGGGATCGACTTATGACGGGGACATTCATTGCGTCACCGCTTGGTCCAAACTCGGAATGACCTTCCGGGGCGTATCGGTCGATACTCTCCTGGCTGCCGCCGCTCCGATGGCGACCGCTTCCCATGTGGTCGCCTTCTGCCACACCGGATATACCACCAACCTTCCAATTGAGGACGTGACCGGCGGCCAAGCGTGGGTGGCTTGGGAAGCCGACGGCCAGCCTCTCGCTCGAGAGCACGGCGGCCCCGCTCGCCTGCTTGTTCCGCACCTGTATTTCTGGAAGAGCGCGAAATGGGTCGCTGGCCTGCGCGTGCTCGACCACGACGAGCCCGGATTTTGGGAAGTCCGGGGCTACCACAACTATGGCGATCCGTGGCGCGAGCAAAGATATGACGGTGACTGA
- a CDS encoding STAS domain-containing protein — MIQIENCQDKTTVLRLSGDLDLISSFHLRHVVYDILEPGLDLVIDLRRVRTIDAVGVSALIGSVRRVRASGGRARVTNAKPRVRWLFHTLGMEQLVEPIAMVQRPGVA; from the coding sequence ATGATCCAAATCGAAAACTGTCAGGACAAGACGACAGTCCTCCGGCTATCGGGGGACCTGGACCTGATCTCGTCGTTTCACCTGCGGCACGTCGTCTACGACATTCTCGAACCTGGCCTTGATCTGGTGATCGACCTAAGGCGGGTCCGCACGATCGACGCGGTAGGCGTGAGCGCGTTGATCGGTTCTGTTCGACGCGTGCGAGCTTCGGGTGGGAGAGCACGGGTCACTAACGCCAAGCCGCGGGTGCGATGGCTGTTTCATACCTTGGGAATGGAGCAACTCGTTGAACCCATAGCGATGGTGCAACGGCCGGGCGTTGCGTGA